One Rhodopirellula bahusiensis genomic region harbors:
- the rpoN gene encoding RNA polymerase factor sigma-54, with the protein MSVGLQARQSQVQKLAPRMIQSMEILQMPTLALQERIEQEMNENPLLEQQTGDPLNPDDGDDEVPDKDTRSENEKELVVDNDHDNKDDFERLLNMDSDLPSTFDDSFRQSANRMSEDADRRHDMMANAQSRPESLNDYLLHQLAEMDIDDEVEQIAERIISTLNASDGGYLRMPLADLLPAGHSKEDFDKAEEALAVVQSLEPSGIAARDLSECLISQLDSAVPHFDELSTLIRSHLNDLAENRLPQISKKTGFSIELIQELREDLHLLNPKPGAAFLETYVPNVTPDIILEQDESGEYRVRLDDDRVPTLFISEYYRRRLQASDCSDAEREFIKQKINGAQWLIDSIEQRRSTLTRVSEAIVEHQKRFLDEGPEAIEPLKMQQIADKVGVHVTTVSRAVDDKWIQTPRGILPLRRFFVGGTQTEDGDDVAWDTIRLKLQELIDKEDKSRPYSDENLVDELKKAGMTVARRTVTKYRKKMGIPSSRQRRDWSLTNS; encoded by the coding sequence ATGTCAGTGGGGCTTCAGGCCCGGCAAAGCCAAGTACAAAAACTCGCTCCACGGATGATCCAGTCGATGGAAATCCTGCAGATGCCCACGTTGGCATTGCAGGAACGCATCGAGCAGGAGATGAACGAAAATCCGTTGCTGGAGCAGCAAACCGGGGACCCATTGAACCCGGATGACGGCGATGACGAGGTCCCTGACAAAGACACTCGAAGCGAGAACGAAAAAGAGTTGGTTGTCGACAATGATCACGACAACAAAGACGACTTCGAGCGTTTACTGAACATGGACTCGGATTTGCCGAGCACGTTTGACGATTCTTTTCGTCAGAGTGCCAACCGCATGTCCGAGGATGCTGATCGTCGCCATGACATGATGGCGAATGCCCAGTCGCGGCCCGAATCGCTGAATGACTACCTGCTGCACCAACTTGCAGAGATGGACATTGACGACGAGGTCGAGCAAATCGCCGAGCGAATCATCAGCACGTTGAATGCGTCCGATGGTGGTTACTTGCGAATGCCGTTGGCGGACTTGTTACCAGCTGGTCATTCCAAGGAAGACTTTGACAAAGCTGAAGAAGCGCTGGCCGTGGTTCAGTCTTTGGAACCCAGTGGCATCGCTGCTCGTGATCTAAGTGAATGCTTGATTTCACAGTTGGATTCTGCGGTGCCCCACTTCGATGAGCTGTCGACTTTGATTCGGTCGCATCTCAACGATCTCGCCGAAAACCGACTGCCGCAGATCTCGAAGAAAACCGGTTTCTCAATTGAGCTGATTCAAGAGCTCCGCGAAGATTTGCATCTTTTGAATCCGAAGCCCGGTGCAGCGTTCCTGGAAACGTACGTACCGAACGTGACGCCGGACATCATTTTGGAGCAGGACGAGTCCGGCGAATATCGAGTTCGTTTGGATGATGATCGTGTGCCGACATTGTTCATCAGCGAGTACTACCGCCGCCGTTTGCAGGCTTCTGATTGCAGCGATGCGGAGCGGGAGTTCATCAAGCAAAAAATCAATGGTGCTCAGTGGCTGATCGATTCGATTGAGCAACGACGAAGCACGTTGACTCGAGTTTCTGAAGCGATCGTCGAGCATCAAAAGCGATTTCTGGATGAAGGTCCTGAGGCGATCGAGCCTTTGAAGATGCAGCAAATCGCCGACAAAGTTGGCGTTCACGTGACGACGGTCAGTCGTGCGGTGGACGACAAATGGATTCAGACCCCGCGAGGTATCCTCCCGTTGCGTCGATTCTTTGTCGGTGGCACCCAAACCGAAGATGGAGATGATGTGGCTTGGGATACGATCCGCCTGAAACTGCAAGAGCTGATCGACAAAGAGGACAAGAGCAGACCTTACAGCGATGAGAACTTGGTCGACGAACTGAAAAAGGCGGGCATGACAGTCGCCCGCCGGACGGTCACCAAGTACCGCAAGAAAATGGGCATCCCGAGCAGTCGTCAACGGCGTGACTGGAGCCTCACCAATTCCTGA
- the recR gene encoding recombination mediator RecR, protein MSGHAGAVSDLVDQLSKLPGIGRKSAERLAFHLLRVHEDEALALSTAIRRVRTDVRYCSVCFNLSENELCRICSDPKRDATRLCVVEQPRDLLSLDASGVYSGMYHVLLGRIAPLDGITPDQLTIDSLIERVRTGNFSEIIMATNPTVEGDGTSLYLSNLMQEFPVEITRLARGITSGSVLEYANREIIADALTGRQRL, encoded by the coding sequence CGATCTGGTAGACCAGCTCAGCAAGCTCCCCGGAATCGGGCGCAAAAGCGCTGAACGGTTAGCGTTTCATTTGTTGCGAGTCCATGAGGACGAAGCTTTGGCTTTGTCGACGGCCATTCGCCGCGTGCGAACCGACGTTCGCTATTGCTCGGTTTGTTTCAACCTGTCAGAGAACGAGCTTTGCCGAATTTGCTCTGATCCAAAACGCGATGCGACACGTTTGTGTGTCGTCGAGCAGCCACGCGACCTACTCAGCCTGGATGCTTCCGGAGTTTATTCCGGGATGTATCACGTGTTGCTCGGGCGGATTGCACCCCTCGATGGGATCACTCCAGACCAGTTGACCATCGATTCGCTGATCGAGCGGGTTCGAACTGGAAATTTTTCCGAGATCATCATGGCGACCAATCCGACGGTCGAAGGTGACGGCACATCCCTGTATTTGTCAAACTTAATGCAGGAATTTCCGGTGGAAATCACGCGGTTGGCCCGCGGAATCACTTCGGGCAGCGTCCTGGAATATGCGAATCGTGAGATAATTGCCGATGCGTTGACGGGTAGACAGCGGTTATAA
- a CDS encoding D-TA family PLP-dependent enzyme: protein MNSKHWIDRIRTSSQTDPAPWYEVENVDQVFSPALLIHPDRVQANLDRMIEIAGGADRLRPHVKTHKMPAVVEMNIAAGISRFKAATIAEAEMTAAAGAKDVLLAVQPVGPNIQRFVRLVESYPSCEFSCLVDDSSILTQLETEFRAADVQGRVWLDLDVGMNRTGIAPSCAATELVRLIDASKHVRLAGLHVYDGHLHDTDTEHLKQQFDESTKPFWDWFGELQRTLGHTVKLVAGGTPTSAFWQAESRSRNVEIETGAGTTVLWDAGQPTFSPVMPFEPAALVMTRVISRPTEFDVCLDLGHKAVASEMPLPRVKWLNFDADHEVVGHNEEHMVLRMTRPSPLRCGDVLYGIPVHICPTVALHQHAECVKDHRVIEKWPVVARNRMLTI from the coding sequence TTGAACTCGAAACATTGGATTGATCGAATTCGCACTTCTTCTCAGACCGATCCCGCTCCATGGTACGAAGTGGAGAATGTCGACCAGGTCTTTTCTCCGGCGTTGTTGATCCACCCGGACCGAGTCCAAGCCAACCTAGATCGAATGATTGAGATCGCGGGTGGAGCGGACCGACTGCGGCCTCACGTGAAAACGCACAAGATGCCCGCGGTGGTCGAGATGAACATCGCCGCGGGAATCTCGCGTTTCAAAGCAGCGACGATTGCGGAAGCGGAGATGACAGCCGCTGCTGGTGCAAAGGATGTTCTGTTGGCAGTTCAGCCAGTTGGACCAAACATCCAGCGTTTCGTAAGGCTCGTCGAAAGTTATCCTTCCTGCGAGTTCTCCTGTCTCGTTGACGACTCGTCAATTCTGACGCAATTGGAAACAGAGTTCCGAGCTGCCGATGTGCAGGGACGCGTTTGGTTGGATCTGGATGTTGGAATGAACCGGACGGGCATTGCACCATCCTGTGCGGCGACGGAATTGGTTCGGTTGATCGACGCGAGCAAGCATGTTCGCTTGGCGGGACTTCATGTTTACGACGGTCACCTGCATGACACGGACACGGAGCACCTGAAGCAACAGTTCGATGAATCAACGAAACCGTTTTGGGATTGGTTTGGCGAATTGCAGCGGACTCTTGGACACACCGTGAAGTTGGTCGCCGGGGGAACGCCCACATCAGCTTTTTGGCAGGCGGAATCGCGATCGCGGAACGTCGAGATCGAAACAGGGGCGGGAACGACCGTTCTTTGGGACGCGGGCCAGCCGACGTTCTCACCGGTGATGCCGTTTGAGCCCGCCGCGTTGGTGATGACTCGCGTGATCAGTCGGCCAACCGAGTTCGATGTTTGCCTGGATCTCGGTCACAAAGCGGTCGCATCGGAAATGCCGTTGCCGCGAGTGAAGTGGCTGAACTTCGATGCCGACCACGAGGTTGTTGGGCACAACGAAGAGCACATGGTTCTTCGGATGACGCGGCCTAGCCCACTACGGTGTGGCGACGTGCTGTACGGAATTCCCGTGCATATCTGTCCGACCGTTGCATTGCATCAGCACGCAGAGTGCGTCAAAGATCACCGAGTGATCGAGAAATGGCCTGTGGTGGCACGCAACCGAATGTTGACGATCTAA
- a CDS encoding S1C family serine protease yields the protein MSAVKRSIIVVLAVMNLSLLLMVAASLFLRPVLTKRSDSSTASDQPNAVSGVRDGASQDVPVHAPTAGNLADTETRTIELFRVTSPSVVHITTSKVARDYFSMNVQEIPQGSGTGFVWDKAGHIVTNNHVIQNADVAMVAFDDQTSYPAKLVGVAPDKDLAVLLIDAPAERLRPIPRGVSADLEVGRTALAIGNPFGLDQTLTTGVISALGREIKSDSGVPIKDVIQTDAAINPGNSGGPLLDRSGQLIGVNTAIYSPSGAYAGIGFAIPVDTVRWVVPELIEHGRIIRPGIAITVASDSMSKRFKLPPGVLILDVPERGNAVDAGLQPTRRTRFGDIVLGDIIVAVDDMKVTSTADLTLIFENYESGDVVDVTVIRQGTELDLSVELETLD from the coding sequence ATGTCTGCCGTGAAGCGATCCATCATCGTTGTCCTGGCGGTCATGAATCTGAGCTTGTTGCTCATGGTGGCTGCATCTCTGTTTTTGCGTCCTGTCCTCACCAAGCGATCTGACTCCTCGACCGCATCCGATCAACCAAACGCGGTATCCGGCGTGCGTGATGGTGCGTCGCAAGATGTTCCTGTGCACGCTCCGACCGCTGGCAATTTGGCGGACACCGAGACGCGAACGATCGAACTGTTTCGGGTCACTTCTCCGTCCGTCGTTCACATCACGACATCCAAAGTGGCTCGCGATTACTTCAGCATGAATGTGCAGGAGATTCCGCAAGGCAGCGGGACTGGGTTCGTTTGGGACAAGGCCGGACACATCGTGACCAACAACCACGTCATTCAAAACGCGGATGTCGCGATGGTCGCCTTCGATGATCAAACGAGCTACCCAGCGAAGCTGGTGGGTGTCGCACCGGACAAAGACTTGGCCGTCTTGTTGATCGATGCTCCCGCGGAACGATTGCGTCCCATCCCTCGAGGCGTGTCGGCGGATTTGGAAGTGGGCCGGACTGCACTCGCGATCGGCAATCCATTTGGATTGGATCAAACGCTCACAACCGGTGTCATCAGTGCCCTGGGACGCGAGATCAAGTCGGACTCAGGCGTACCGATCAAGGATGTGATTCAAACCGACGCTGCGATCAATCCGGGAAACAGTGGCGGCCCGTTGTTGGACCGATCCGGTCAATTGATTGGCGTCAACACAGCGATCTACAGTCCGTCCGGTGCCTACGCTGGAATCGGATTCGCGATTCCGGTCGACACGGTTCGCTGGGTGGTTCCAGAACTCATTGAACATGGACGCATCATCCGGCCCGGAATCGCGATCACCGTTGCAAGCGATTCAATGAGTAAGCGATTCAAGCTCCCGCCCGGGGTTTTGATTCTTGATGTGCCGGAAAGAGGCAATGCGGTGGACGCCGGTTTGCAGCCCACTCGTCGGACTCGGTTTGGCGACATTGTGCTCGGCGATATCATCGTTGCTGTCGATGATATGAAAGTCACATCGACGGCGGATCTGACGCTCATCTTTGAGAACTACGAAAGTGGCGATGTTGTTGATGTAACGGTCATTCGCCAAGGAACCGAGCTGGATTTATCGGTTGAACTCGAAACATTGGATTGA